The DNA sequence TGGTCCTTGGTGAACTATTTCTATACATGTATTCCAAAGAGCATATTTTTTTAGCTGGTGTTCTATGCCCACAGGGACCTCCGGTAGGAACTTCTACTAATAGCTTATCAGCATCATCAAAAcgtaaaaagaatgaaaagaacAAGAGAAGCAATCAACATGCTTCAATTGGAGAACTATTGGTGCTTCCATTTCTGTCGAAGTTTCCAATTCCTTCTGATGCTAATACATCCCAAACTAGAATTCAGAACGAGTGAGCACATAAACACATCTTCGTATAAATTATCTGATATTGAATTGGTATGCCCTGtgtagctatatatatatatatatgtagtgtCCAACATTTGATTATTTTCTTGTGCCGGTAATTCTttcttttatctctttgtttatATAGTTCCCCTTATGCAGCTTGTTAACTGTTGTCCTGTTCCTCCTACTCACcaacattttcaatttttcatgtGTAGATGCTTCTTTCATATTGATTTGTATACTTTAATTTATTCCCTGACTCTCTTACTGTGACAATCACAGttattttggtgttttgatgGCATATGGTGGCTTGTTAGATGTAAGGACTTTTTCTCCAGTTACGTCATAATTTGATTTACTGTGGTATAATAAGAGCCTGCAAGTGAATATTTATAATTCTTTTAATGCAATACAGTTTCTAAGAGAGCAGCAACCTGCATATGCGACAACTCTGGTTCAAACTCGGTTGCTACCATTGTATAAATTATCAGTCTCCTTACCGTACTTAGTTGCCACTGCAAACTGGGTTCTTGGAGAGCTTGCTTCCTGCCTACCTGAAGTGAGGCTGTTTCTTACCATACCAGCTCCTActcttgtaatttaattaaaatgagaAAAGTTTTATCCACACATCACTTGCTATCTGATGTTTTGTTAgcttgattttattttatacttcctTGAAAACCGCATGCTTTTCTTTAGGCCCACTATTCAAAAATTTTGTCGCGTTTTCAGGAGATGAGTGCAGATGTGTATACCTCATTGCTCAAGGCATTGGTTATGCCTGATAATGGGGATATTTCTTGTTATCCTGTGCGGGTTTCTGCTGCTGCGGCAATTGTGGGACTTCTTGATGTGGGTCACAAACTCAATCTTTTAGTTGATCCCTTGTGACTTCTTCAGTGGCATTATTAATCTTTCTGATCTGATGTTCTGTCTCCAGAATGACTACCCACCACCTGAGTGGCTTCCTCTCCTTCAAGTTGTGATTGGTAGGATTGGCAATAACGAGGAAGAAAGCTCAATTTTATTTCGTCTTCTCAGTTCTGTGGTGGAGGTGGGACATGAAAATGTTGTAGTTCATATCCCTTACATTGTTTCAACATTAGTTGTTGGAATCTCAAAATGCATTCCCACTGATCTGGAGCCATGGCCTCAGGTATATGTAGATTTGTATTGCTAGGCTGGTAGTTTATCTATCCTTTTGGATATCATGTTTAGCGGTTAGGGATTGATGCACCCGCTGCTAAAAAGAGAGGGAAACTGCTATGTATATAGTATAGTATATGGCTTCTCATCCAATAAGCTTTACTAAATTGAATCATTGTGTGCTTGACCAATTTGGACCCATGAAATCAGATTGCCCCAAAATTAGTACTGTTTATTCATGGAGATTTTTTCCCCTGCGATTTTTTTTTTGCGTTCTGTACGCTCACTGTATATTTTGTGTTTACCTGATCCACAGTGCATGAAAATTTCTTCCACTGATCTCTAAGTAATCTCTAAATATCACCGATTTCTTTTTGGAATGTAAATTTCTTCCAGTTTCAACTATTAGTGGAATATGACCGAAGGGAAGGGTGTTAAGACTGATGAACTGGCATTGTTTATATTAGATGGTTGAAAAGGGCTTTGAAGCATTAGCAGCAATAGATCAATCTTGGGAAAGTTTTACGGCTGAACAATCTGAGGAGAATGAATCGAGTGAAAAGTGGGTATCAAGCCGAGCTACCATCGGTAGagctttctcttctctcttgcAACAGGCTTGGCTTGCACCAGCGCATCACTTGGTTAGTTTTTATTTCTAGTAAACTTTCCAGACAAAGAATgcatatactttttttttgtgataagcTATTTCATATTTAATATGCTATCCGAAGTTAGTGTCTTTAATTGGAGCCATTAAATACTAGGTTCTTAAAACTCCCAACTTCTTGTGCGTCTGTACTTTAGACAACAAATACCTCTGTGctcatttttaatcattttccCTATATACATATGGAATTCAGGTTGTTACTTTGTGCTATTTTCTCTGTTTTTAATCAGGGACGGGAAGACGAGGTTTTGCCCCCTTCTTCTTGCTTAGATTATGCATCAACATTGCTCCGATCCATCATGCTGTCTGTTACTGAAAGTAATGCAATTCTAGAGCTTAAAGTATCAGAGTTATTATTAGTTTGGGCTGATCTGATTGCCAACTGGCATGCTTGGGAAGAATCAGAGGATATGTCAATCTTTGAGTGCATTAAGGAAGCGGTCAGTCTACACAAAAAATATGGGTTGAAGAATTTTATTGTAGGACAAATGCCATCTCCTCCAGCTCCACCTGTTCCTCAGCATTCCATAATACAAGGCATTGGTACTTTTATAAGCGAGGCTGCCTTACAATATCCATCTGCAATGTGGAAGATTTGCTCTTGTATCCATATACTACTACATGCCCCAATTTACTCATCCGAGACAGAAGGTGTGAAGCAGTCGTTGGCAGTTGCATTTTGTCAGGCAACATATACCCGTTTCAGAGAAATTAAAAGCAAGCCTGGTCCTCTCTGGAAGCCTTTGCTGCTCGCTATATCATCATGCTATTTATGCTGTCCCGAAGTTGTAGAGGGTATATTGGAGAAGGATGGAGATGGAGGATTTCAAACCTGGATGTCTGCACTTGGATCCGTTTCCTCTAGCTCTTTCAAACCGGGGCTACCTACAGAGTCAGAGATAAAGTTGATTGGTAAGTACTTGGTCTCTAAAACGGGGGAAATGAAATTGTGTTTCAGCCTCTAACAGACTGACATGATATTTTAGTTACTTTTGCTTTGCATAAATTCCTGAAACCCTATGAATTGGATAGCTTGGGACATGACTAACAGTTAATGAATCTCAGTGCTGGCACTGGCAAAAGTGGTTGAACGGGTGGTGGTAGTTGGAAAGTCATCTGGTGCTTTGTTACGGGAATGCTTTACCTCTCTGATGGAAGCATCTATACGATGGAAAGAACtgcaggaagaagaggaagcagGTGGAGAAGAAGAGACCGAGGATgatgatgaaattgaagatgatgatgatgatgacgacgaTGATGAGGTTTGAACTTGCAAGTTTTTTGTTTATAGTCAAGTTTCAGGATTCATCTTTTAAAAGTTCTCTACATTTTTGGACTGCCTATTAATGACAGAAGGCTATGTGCAATAAATGTATGCTATTCTTTTTCATAGGTTACTCTGGctaatattacataatttttgttattattcCCTTCATGAAAATTTACTTTTATCATCTGAAAAGTTAATGGATGATATTTGATTTGGGCTTTTTATCCTTGAATTTTCTCTCATGCATCTGATATTAGCAAACTTACATTTTTCCTTGCAGGATTCGGAGGATGATGAATATGAAGAGACTGAGGAAGAGTTTCTGAATAGGTATGCTGAAGCAGCTCTTGCTTTGGAAAACGGTACAGTTATCGAAGAGGGGGAACTAGAAGATGAAGACCAGGAAATGGATTTTGAGCAAGGTCCATGTTTTGTTATAGCTGTACAGTTTGCCATCATCACGACAGCATATGAGCTCATTATAATTAGTTGTCTTCTTTCTCGTTGCATTTGTTTgctgaaattttgatttttgcaGGCTGCTTAGACGAAATTGATCTGGAAAGAGTTGTATCGTCACTTCTGGAGAGATACCATCCTGTAGTCATACAAGGACAGGCATTTCCACCGGAGCTGATTTCGAGTTTCCTAGAAGTTTTCCCTCAATGTAGGTCGTTCTTCCAGCAATAATTTTGGTAAATTTTATTGACCTTTGTTTTCCCTGAAAATGactgataattttttttttgcatcgtAAACTCGGTAAATTTATTGGGAAGTCATTTGTAAAATGTGATCTGAAGTGTTTGTGGTAAAAGACATTCACGGTTTTGCACTTCGATCTGGTGTATATGTGATCTACCTATTATTTTGTGGGGAGTTTTGGTTGCTTATAACGGGGGCCAATGAGGAAATCCATATTTGAGTTTCTTGGGCTCTTCTTCTGCCCTGTCATCAATCGGTGCCTAGAAACACAATTTATTAGAACCAGAACACGGGCTCATTAGGCAGTGCATCAACGGAAAACATTTATGTTCATAAGCGCTTTTGTCACATATTCTGGTGCTTTTACAGAAGCGTTTGAAAGAGTTTCATAAGGTACTAGCCTCTTGGCCGATCATTTTTTGTCCAACAACCTCATCACCGTGTATTGCAAATGCGAGTCGCTTTTATCCGCAGGCTACATGTTTGATAAATTGCCCGGCCAAGTCCTTGACGGCTCAGATTGATGCTATAAACTTAACTTCAATCTGGCATCTTGGAATGCAATGATGCCCAATGTGTAATGACTGTCACAAGGCATTCGAACTTAAGAGGATAACGCACATCAAATGTGGAGACATGGGAAGTGCACACATTTGTTAACAACGCgttattattaaatttaaacattaacgACTACGTTTTTATGATCAATGATAACCAAAGTAACATTGGTCTATATTTATTTAGAAGGTGTTACCcacacattattttttatttctcactcTTTGCTAATTTCTGTCAATTGTTCTTGTTTAATTTATCCGATTCGacattcgaaaattaaaaaagtataaGTGGATATAACATCTccttatttatttatactttgCTTTTTCTTATTGGTTTAAAACACTATTACTTCAGAGGATGAAGTATGTTAACTAGTTTTCGTGATGTTCCAGTTATGCCCTTATGTATATttaaactaaataaaaattaatagtaACAAGactaaacaaaccaaaaacccaaTCTGGTAAAATCCCCGACCAAAAACAACGAGCTTAGCTAATTAATCACAGCCGTCTGATTCAGGGTTCACCGCTGATTCTGGACTGTAGGTACAGCTGATATTTATCCCCGTAACCCTACAATAAAATTTCACGCCCCCCTCACCTCCCAACTCATATAATTAGCGCTTTTTCCCGGAAATTTTCTCTTTCGGTTTTTGGGAAGTTCTTCAAGTCCTCCGAAGTCCGACCCACAGAGGACGAGAAGCAAACCCCAAACATTTTCCCGgaatttctcttttgtttttctcgCGTTGCTCTCTGATTGAATATTACGCAAACGAAATTGAAGTTTTTCGAAGCTGTTGTTCAATATATTCGAGGAGGtacgtgattttttttttttttttagggtttacGAATTAGGAATTATCTGCTTGATTTGACCtcgtttttttaattttgggtatTTAAAATTTTGCTTAGTTTTAATATGCTTGGTCGTTGAACGTTTAGGATGATGTTTtgttaatttcaaattttgttacGATGCTAGAAATTTAGGTTCTGAGAAGTGAGAAACTGTTGGTAAAGTAAGAACAGAATTTTGAAGACTAAACTAGAATAATTTAGTTTCAGAAgactaaataattattttttgattTGCTGGAGAGAGTGAACTGTGGGATGATCTGAGGTTGTTAACAATTatcttttacaatttattagTCCATGGGATATGCGAGACGATCGAATgtatttgatttagagtttataATGTCAATGCACTGATGGAATGGTTATATCTGATTGTAGATAAGTGTTAGGCATGGCAACAGAGGAGCCGGCTGGTCCACGGTATGCGCCAGATGATCCTACACTTCCTAATCCGTGGAAGGGTTTGATTGATGGTAGCACGGGTTTGTTATACTACTGGAATCCTGAAACTAACGTTACCCAGTATGAAAAACCGGCTTCTTTGCCTCCGCCCTTGCCATCAGGCCTGCCTCCTGCTACTTCCACACCAAAGCTGGCTGCAATTCCTGTTGCTCATTCAGTGCAACCGAAGGGAGTGATGCCTCAGGATGGACAGCAGATAACGCAAGCTCCACAACAGCACGGGTCGCAAGTGAGCCAGTTTTCTCAACAGCATGGACATCTAATGGCACAACAGATGAATCCGACATCATATGCTCAACAGCAGGGCTCACAAATGGCTCAACCTGGACATCAACAGAGTTCACTATTGGGACAGGCCATGCAACAGCATGGGCAAATGATGCAGCATCTGGGTCAGCAAATGCCCCAGCCGCAAGTGCATCAAGGGCAGCAAATGCCTCAGCAACTGGGACAACACACACCACAGGGTCATGCGTCACAAGGGCAGCAAAGGCTTCAACAACTGGGACAACACACACCACAGAGTCATGGGTCACAAATGCATCCGTTTGCACATCAGCAGATGCATTATAGGCCTTATCAGCAAAGCATTCCTCCCCAAGGGCAACAGAGTTCACAACCGCAAACTCTGCATAGTGCACAAGCGCAACCACTGGCAAATCAACAAGAATATAAAGCTGCATTCCCCCAGAGGGAGGAAGATGATTTTCAACAAAGAAATCAAATTGGTGTTTCTCCATCCCGGTTTCAACAAGCGGGAGCCTCATCTGTGCAGAATCTTCCTACTGGGACCAATCCAGTACAAATGCCACAGAGGTCTGTTCATCAAGGCCCAACCCAACAATTTGGCGGCCCCTTGGGAAACATGCAACATCCTTCCTCTTTTGGTCACTTGCAGCAACCAGGGGCTGATTTGGCTCACCATCAACATGGTTCTAGGTTCCAAAGTCAAATGGACCCAGCAATGATACACGGTCAGCAGTCAAATGTGCCTCCTGTTGGATTAAGAATGGGTCATGAAAATAATTTCCATGGTCGAGGTGGAAATGACTATTACTTCAATAGTAACAATGAAGGGACGACAGGTCCTCAGCAGCCCAAGCTTGCATCTATTCCGATTGCTAAAAGCCAGCAGGTATCTCTTAATTTATATCACTGTCGTGTTCTGTTAGGTTTCCATGTAAGTTATTTACCTTTAAATCCATTCATCAAAAGTTAACTGATTTCTCATTACatcatgtcattttttttttcaggagaTGAGTGGTGGCCCTCCATTTCAAACTGCTACACCTGGTCATTCCATGCATAACGTGTACAGTCATGCAACAGGTGCTCCACCATTCCCAAATAACTCTTTGGTGAAGCCCCCTTATGTCAGACCTACAAGTCTTACTAGTCTCTCACCTGTTGAAGTTTATCGTCAACAACATGAAGTTACTGCATCGGTCTGTATTTCTGTTTGCTTGTGATCTATTTGTGGGAATGTGGGAATGCTCGTAAATTTTAGTTTATACAGCACAGAAAATGGTTTTGAGGAGATGGGTACGATATGATATTGGTTTTGATAAGAGATGGTGCTGTATTGTTTATAGTTATTATAGACACAATAGTATGTTAAACTAATGTTAATtctttaggaaaactaatgaaaagggcttgaaaactttgagttttaacgataaggacaaaataaaaagtaaaatgaatagtagcaggtttgactttttagcgtaaaaatatggtttttcgttaaagtgaacagtatcgtgggtttttcgttaaaactccctaattCTTTATGACCTCAATTTTTGCATTTAATTGCATAGGGTGACAATGTACCTGCACCATTCATGACATTTGAAGACACTGGTTTTCCTCCAGAGATATTGAGAGAGGTAAGTTACATTCCCCTAGATTTGTTCTTTCTCTGAATATAAA is a window from the Malus domestica chromosome 16, GDT2T_hap1 genome containing:
- the LOC103452755 gene encoding importin beta-like SAD2 homolog; its protein translation is MEVAAQIAQLLNETLNPDCAAVHTATEALDRLSQLPQFPYYLLSISTGGEDRGQKVAAAAYLKNFTRRNVDCENPNSKSNVSKEFKDQLLRALLQAEQSVVKILVEVFRIIVVAEFVKQNSWPELVPELRSAIQNSNLISNGANSQWTTANALTILHALLRPFQYFLNPKVAKEPIPPQLELIAKDILVPLLIVFHQFVEKALGAHGTTDVEAENILLVVSKCMYFTVRSHMPSALVPLLPSFCHDLIAILSSLSFESVVTPQNGYLMRLKTGKRSLLIFCTLITRHRKHSDKLMPDMIKCVLNIVKYTKNVGRLDFLSERILSLAFDVISRVLETGPGWRIVSPHFSSLLDSAIFQALVMNEKDIVEWDEDADEYIRKNLPSDIEEISGWREDLFTARKSAINLIGVMSVSKGPPVGTSTNSLSASSKRKKNEKNKRSNQHASIGELLVLPFLSKFPIPSDANTSQTRIQNDYFGVLMAYGGLLDFLREQQPAYATTLVQTRLLPLYKLSVSLPYLVATANWVLGELASCLPEEMSADVYTSLLKALVMPDNGDISCYPVRVSAAAAIVGLLDNDYPPPEWLPLLQVVIGRIGNNEEESSILFRLLSSVVEVGHENVVVHIPYIVSTLVVGISKCIPTDLEPWPQMVEKGFEALAAIDQSWESFTAEQSEENESSEKWVSSRATIGRAFSSLLQQAWLAPAHHLGREDEVLPPSSCLDYASTLLRSIMLSVTESNAILELKVSELLLVWADLIANWHAWEESEDMSIFECIKEAVSLHKKYGLKNFIVGQMPSPPAPPVPQHSIIQGIGTFISEAALQYPSAMWKICSCIHILLHAPIYSSETEGVKQSLAVAFCQATYTRFREIKSKPGPLWKPLLLAISSCYLCCPEVVEGILEKDGDGGFQTWMSALGSVSSSSFKPGLPTESEIKLIVLALAKVVERVVVVGKSSGALLRECFTSLMEASIRWKELQEEEEAGGEEETEDDDEIEDDDDDDDDDEDSEDDEYEETEEEFLNRYAEAALALENGTVIEEGELEDEDQEMDFEQGCLDEIDLERVVSSLLERYHPVVIQGQAFPPELISSFLEVFPQCRSFFQQ